One genomic window of Streptococcus mitis includes the following:
- a CDS encoding UvrD-helicase domain-containing protein: MTYTISPENKQLELDIQQKINKCLDNFESFCFDAGAGAGKTYALQKSIEHILKTEGENLKLRNQKILCITYTNAAKDEILSRLGKNSAILVSTIHEFLWEFISIQQESLNIEHKNKIIDELHTIDYKINENSLSSNVVLPEFQNVVCKDDFIKTFYSYYGTSARDFRDAMKNYDTYFETYLSNISNFKNLVKDINKKSRLSKTLKDIEDKESKKIIYNPVQNRDKLENYVISHDTLLLYCKNIITDKDILKRLFSDRYPYILIDEYQDTDEKVVAIIDSIREYSNSRKKLVVGFFGDSLQNIYGSGVGILPKKEEYKSIEKVFNRRSSMQIVELIEKIRNDNFGQQSIYTDFDNGSYNFYISGDDFNIDTFLQENHLINNTACLLMKNDDISKARGFDEILSVLKKFPRFSGANFENVSNEFLQKNLQHMGWFLREILTFIDFIQKVRDDNSTVREIIQFITSNKLKLTFAVMKQFIGNLREPNLSTLSIDRCIDEITNIQEPISGNDILKKIFSLDDIAENILLNIKNRAYDYFYYSQDSEESEREMTVIDEFFNLDISQFIKWYNYIFDDSKQESISYYTLHGSKGLEFDNVVVVLQDNFARKNDYCKYYFENYGNPDCLDKRFSEVRNLLYVACSRAKLNLHVIYICSLHESILENIESIFDDIKYINTK, from the coding sequence ATGACATATACGATTAGTCCAGAAAATAAACAACTAGAGTTAGATATTCAGCAAAAAATTAATAAATGTTTAGATAACTTTGAGAGTTTTTGTTTTGATGCCGGTGCTGGTGCAGGGAAAACCTATGCATTACAAAAGTCAATTGAACATATTTTGAAGACGGAGGGAGAAAATTTAAAATTACGAAATCAAAAAATCTTATGTATCACTTACACTAATGCCGCAAAAGATGAGATTCTTAGTCGGCTTGGTAAAAATTCTGCTATACTGGTCTCTACAATCCATGAATTTCTATGGGAATTTATTTCTATTCAGCAAGAGTCACTGAATATAGAACATAAGAATAAAATAATTGATGAACTCCATACTATTGATTATAAAATAAATGAAAATTCTCTTTCTAGTAATGTGGTTCTGCCTGAGTTTCAAAATGTTGTTTGTAAGGATGATTTTATAAAAACTTTTTATAGTTATTACGGTACTTCTGCTAGAGATTTTAGAGATGCAATGAAAAATTATGATACTTACTTTGAGACTTATCTCAGTAATATTTCTAATTTTAAAAATCTGGTTAAGGACATTAATAAAAAGAGTAGATTATCAAAAACATTGAAGGATATTGAGGATAAAGAATCTAAAAAAATTATTTATAATCCAGTTCAAAACCGTGATAAACTTGAAAATTATGTCATTAGTCATGATACATTATTACTTTACTGTAAAAATATAATTACTGATAAAGATATATTAAAGAGATTATTTTCGGATAGGTATCCATATATTTTAATCGATGAGTACCAAGATACAGATGAAAAAGTTGTTGCTATTATTGATAGTATCAGGGAATATTCAAATTCTAGGAAAAAGTTAGTAGTAGGATTTTTTGGTGACTCCTTGCAAAATATTTATGGTTCGGGAGTGGGGATTCTTCCAAAAAAAGAAGAGTATAAGAGTATTGAGAAAGTCTTCAATCGGCGTTCTTCTATGCAAATAGTAGAGTTGATTGAAAAAATTAGAAACGACAATTTTGGGCAACAATCTATATATACTGATTTTGATAATGGATCTTATAATTTTTATATCTCAGGTGATGATTTTAATATAGATACTTTTTTACAGGAAAATCACCTGATTAATAATACGGCCTGTCTTCTTATGAAAAATGATGATATTTCCAAAGCAAGAGGTTTTGATGAAATATTATCAGTATTGAAAAAGTTCCCTCGATTTAGTGGTGCGAACTTTGAGAATGTGTCTAATGAATTTTTACAGAAAAATTTACAGCATATGGGATGGTTTTTGAGAGAGATTTTAACTTTCATAGACTTCATTCAAAAGGTAAGGGATGATAATTCAACGGTTAGGGAGATTATTCAGTTTATAACATCGAATAAACTAAAACTAACATTTGCAGTAATGAAGCAATTTATTGGTAATTTGAGAGAGCCTAACCTATCTACATTATCAATTGATAGATGCATTGATGAAATTACAAATATTCAGGAACCAATCTCAGGTAATGATATTCTAAAAAAAATATTTTCATTAGATGATATTGCTGAGAACATTTTGTTGAATATAAAGAATCGTGCTTATGATTATTTTTACTATTCTCAAGATTCGGAGGAATCAGAAAGAGAAATGACAGTTATTGATGAATTTTTTAATCTAGATATTTCTCAATTTATCAAGTGGTATAATTATATTTTTGATGATTCGAAACAAGAGAGTATTAGTTACTATACCTTGCATGGTTCTAAGGGATTAGAATTTGATAATGTAGTTGTTGTATTACAAGATAATTTTGCTAGAAAAAATGATTATTGTAAATATTATTTTGAAAATTATGGGAATCCAGATTGTTTGGATAAACGCTTTAGTGAAGTTCGTAATTTGCTTTACGTTGCTTGTTCCAGAGCTAAATTAAATCTTCATGTAATTTATATTTGTAGTTTACATGAAAGTATATTAGAAAATATTGAAAGTATTTTTGATGATATTAAATATATAAACACAAAATAA